The following coding sequences lie in one Spirosoma sp. KUDC1026 genomic window:
- a CDS encoding NAD-dependent epimerase/dehydratase family protein yields MTSSLPKSVFITGATGFIGSHIARRYLAEGYTVCALKRPESSYGMLSDVANRISWHEGDVLDIPSLELAILPDMDVIHTAAMVSFVPKDRRQMERINVEGTANIVNVCLKTGVRKLGYLSSVAALGRPVAKGEKPMNGTPVVIDENQKWEESPNNSAYAQTKYRAELEVWRGIAEGLNAVMVNPSIVLGAGDWTRSSLQLLKYAYDEKPFYPAGLMNYVDVLDVTDALFGLMQSDITGQRYILNGGTIPYRSLLEQVATILGKRPPSIQVPPLLTQVMWPLEAIRSWITGKAPLITRETARSASSLYQFNGHRIEQLPGFQYRPLSETLQRVADAFNQSPVGA; encoded by the coding sequence GTGACCTCATCCTTACCTAAATCGGTTTTCATTACTGGTGCGACCGGATTCATTGGCTCGCATATTGCCCGGCGCTATCTGGCCGAAGGGTACACGGTTTGTGCACTGAAACGGCCGGAGAGTAGCTATGGGATGCTCTCCGACGTAGCCAACCGGATCTCCTGGCACGAAGGTGATGTGCTCGACATCCCGTCGCTCGAACTGGCGATCTTGCCTGACATGGATGTGATTCATACAGCGGCAATGGTGTCATTCGTGCCGAAAGACCGTCGGCAGATGGAGCGGATTAACGTTGAAGGGACGGCTAATATCGTCAACGTATGTCTGAAAACAGGCGTCCGTAAACTGGGTTATCTGAGTTCCGTAGCGGCATTGGGGCGGCCGGTGGCGAAAGGAGAGAAGCCAATGAACGGAACGCCCGTTGTCATTGACGAAAACCAGAAATGGGAGGAGTCGCCCAATAATTCGGCCTACGCGCAAACCAAATACCGGGCCGAACTGGAAGTCTGGCGGGGTATTGCCGAGGGGCTGAACGCCGTCATGGTCAATCCGTCAATCGTACTGGGTGCGGGCGACTGGACCCGCAGCAGCCTGCAACTCCTTAAATACGCCTACGACGAAAAGCCATTCTATCCCGCTGGGCTAATGAACTACGTCGATGTGCTTGACGTAACCGACGCCCTGTTTGGGCTCATGCAAAGCGACATTACGGGACAGCGCTATATCCTGAACGGGGGCACCATTCCCTATCGTTCCTTGTTAGAACAGGTAGCTACCATACTGGGTAAGCGACCGCCGTCTATTCAGGTACCCCCCTTGCTCACGCAGGTGATGTGGCCCCTGGAAGCAATACGGTCCTGGATAACCGGGAAAGCGCCCCTGATTACCCGCGAAACGGCCCGGTCGGCCAGCTCGTTGTACCAGTTCAATGGACACAGGATTGAGCAGTTGCCTGGTTTTCAATACCGACCGTTGAGCGAGACGCTGCAGCGGGTCGCCGACGCCTTTAATCAGTCGCCAGTAGGAGCATAA
- the metG gene encoding methionine--tRNA ligase has protein sequence MSLENPQRYTVTAALIYANGPIHIGHLAGCYLPADIYVRYLRSTGKDVAFISGTDEHGVPITIKAKKEGITPQEVVDKYYTQIKQSFSDFGISFDIYSRTSNPIHHETSQEFFTKIYDQGGFIEEVTEQYYDEVANQFLADRYIVGTCPVCGNPNAYGDQCERCGTALSPTELIEPHSTLSGSKPVMRSTKNWFLPLDRMQPEIEQYVNSHTEWKTNVFGQCQSWLKEGLRPRAMTRDLDWGIKVPLPDAEGKVLYVWFDAPIGYISMTKEWAEQQGRDWELYWRDEQTKLVHFIGKDNIVFHCIIFPAMLMAEGKGSSSKYILADNVPANEFMNLEGDKISTSRNWAVWLHEYLEELPGKEDVLRYVLAANAPETKDSEFTWKDFQTRNNAELVGIFGNFVNRAVVLTQKFCDGKVPAAGEHTDYDLQVMDELALFPDRIGQAISQYKFREALGHLMDLARLGNKYLAETEPWKVVKTDPLRANTILNLALQISANLSIVCEPFLPFTAEKLRSQLNITDNFTWIDAGRADLLIEGHELGKGELLFAKIEDDEINKQIQKLLDAKRMNELATKTVPELRSEITYDDFAKMDIRIGTIVEAERVPKSDKLLKLKVDDGMGGRQILSGIAKHFAPEELINKQVTFLANLAPRKMMGHESQGMILMAEDRDGKLALIAPGDAVWNGGTVS, from the coding sequence ATGTCTTTAGAAAATCCCCAACGCTATACCGTTACGGCGGCACTCATCTACGCCAACGGACCGATTCATATCGGTCACCTGGCGGGTTGTTACCTGCCCGCCGATATTTACGTTCGCTACCTTCGCTCGACGGGTAAGGATGTTGCCTTCATCAGCGGGACCGATGAGCACGGCGTTCCTATCACGATCAAGGCCAAGAAGGAAGGCATTACGCCCCAGGAAGTTGTCGACAAATACTACACGCAGATCAAGCAGTCGTTCAGCGACTTTGGTATCTCGTTCGATATCTACTCCCGCACCTCCAACCCTATCCACCACGAAACATCGCAGGAGTTTTTTACTAAGATTTACGACCAGGGCGGCTTTATCGAAGAAGTGACCGAGCAGTATTACGACGAGGTGGCCAACCAATTCCTGGCCGACCGCTACATCGTTGGTACGTGCCCGGTTTGCGGGAACCCCAACGCCTACGGCGATCAGTGCGAACGCTGTGGTACGGCACTCAGCCCAACCGAGTTGATCGAACCGCACTCCACGCTGTCCGGCTCGAAACCTGTCATGCGATCGACCAAGAACTGGTTCCTGCCGCTCGACCGGATGCAACCCGAGATTGAACAATACGTCAACAGCCATACCGAGTGGAAAACCAACGTATTTGGGCAGTGCCAATCGTGGCTGAAAGAAGGGTTACGTCCCCGTGCCATGACCCGCGACCTTGACTGGGGCATCAAAGTACCCCTTCCCGACGCCGAAGGCAAAGTGCTGTACGTCTGGTTCGACGCGCCTATCGGCTATATTTCGATGACCAAGGAGTGGGCCGAGCAACAGGGCCGCGACTGGGAACTGTACTGGCGCGATGAGCAGACCAAGCTGGTGCACTTCATCGGCAAGGATAACATCGTTTTTCACTGCATCATTTTCCCAGCGATGCTGATGGCTGAAGGCAAAGGGTCTTCGTCCAAATATATTCTGGCCGATAACGTGCCCGCCAATGAGTTCATGAATTTGGAAGGCGATAAGATCAGTACGTCGCGGAACTGGGCGGTCTGGCTGCACGAGTACCTGGAGGAACTGCCCGGCAAAGAGGACGTCCTGCGTTACGTGCTGGCGGCCAACGCGCCCGAAACTAAAGACAGCGAGTTTACGTGGAAGGATTTCCAGACCCGTAACAACGCGGAACTGGTCGGCATATTCGGCAACTTCGTGAACCGGGCCGTAGTACTGACGCAGAAGTTTTGCGATGGTAAAGTGCCTGCTGCCGGTGAACATACGGATTACGACCTTCAGGTTATGGATGAACTGGCGCTCTTCCCCGACCGCATCGGGCAGGCCATCAGCCAGTATAAATTCCGGGAAGCACTGGGCCACCTGATGGATCTGGCTCGACTTGGCAATAAGTACCTAGCCGAAACAGAGCCCTGGAAAGTCGTCAAGACGGATCCATTACGTGCCAACACGATCTTGAATTTGGCGCTGCAGATTTCGGCAAACCTGAGCATTGTCTGCGAACCATTCCTGCCGTTCACGGCCGAAAAACTACGTAGTCAGCTTAACATTACCGACAACTTTACCTGGATCGACGCGGGCCGGGCCGATCTGCTGATCGAAGGGCACGAACTGGGCAAAGGAGAACTGCTGTTCGCTAAAATCGAAGACGACGAGATTAATAAGCAAATCCAGAAACTACTGGATGCCAAACGCATGAATGAACTAGCTACCAAGACCGTACCTGAGTTGCGGTCGGAAATTACGTACGACGACTTTGCAAAGATGGATATTCGGATTGGTACCATCGTCGAAGCCGAACGTGTTCCAAAAAGCGACAAGCTACTAAAACTGAAAGTTGACGACGGCATGGGTGGTCGGCAAATCCTGAGCGGTATTGCTAAGCACTTCGCGCCCGAAGAATTGATCAACAAGCAGGTGACGTTCCTGGCGAACCTGGCACCCCGTAAGATGATGGGCCACGAATCGCAGGGTATGATTCTAATGGCCGAAGACCGCGACGGCAAACTAGCACTCATCGCTCCCGGCGATGCTGTCTGGAACGGCGGCACGGTGTCGTAA